A single window of uncultured Ilyobacter sp. DNA harbors:
- a CDS encoding prepilin-type N-terminal cleavage/methylation domain-containing protein, whose protein sequence is MKKGFTLIELMIVISIISMISAIVIPKYSNVTSEAKVANVQANLSNLNTAIEMYKLKNGTYPELEGNQDSLGDFSDFYSKSKMPSTPYFESGAENNDVSNDRSDDGGWLYSIDEGEIYADLPNGAYTGDTVNEIWNEEGSSTETSEEEIEYAVNASFENYTIPLGSYKIVDADLIDGWNTTASDNKIEVWGDGFLGVSAADGDYFIELNANQVASLYQEIETTPGTTLTWSISHRGRTGEDVATISVGDVVLETMTDGNTEWGTYTGTYVVPEGQTTTTFSLNSVSSASGSKSVGNFIDAFSVTVQ, encoded by the coding sequence TTGAAAAAAGGATTTACACTAATAGAATTAATGATAGTTATCTCTATTATTTCAATGATATCTGCTATCGTGATCCCAAAATATAGCAATGTTACATCAGAAGCGAAGGTAGCAAATGTGCAGGCTAACCTTTCAAATTTAAATACTGCGATAGAGATGTATAAATTGAAAAATGGTACATACCCAGAATTGGAAGGAAATCAAGACTCTTTGGGAGACTTTTCAGATTTTTACTCTAAATCAAAGATGCCTAGTACACCATATTTTGAAAGTGGTGCCGAAAATAATGATGTATCTAATGACAGAAGTGATGATGGAGGATGGTTATATTCTATAGATGAAGGAGAGATATATGCAGATCTTCCTAATGGGGCTTATACAGGAGATACAGTGAATGAAATTTGGAATGAGGAAGGGTCGTCCACAGAAACCTCAGAGGAAGAGATTGAGTATGCAGTCAATGCAAGTTTTGAAAATTACACAATACCACTTGGCTCTTACAAGATAGTTGACGCTGACTTAATTGACGGATGGAATACAACAGCATCTGATAATAAAATAGAAGTCTGGGGTGATGGCTTTCTTGGAGTAAGTGCAGCAGACGGAGATTATTTTATAGAGTTGAATGCAAATCAGGTAGCATCCCTATATCAGGAAATAGAAACAACTCCAGGGACAACTTTGACATGGTCTATTAGTCACAGAGGAAGAACTGGAGAAGATGTTGCAACGATAAGTGTAGGGGACGTAGTGTTAGAAACTATGACCGATGGCAACACTGAATGGGGCACTTACACTGGTACTTATGTAGTGCCTGAAGGGCAGACAACTACAACATTTTCTCTTAATTCAGTTAGCTCAGCGAGTGGTTCTAAATCAGTCGGAAATTTCATAGATGCTTTCTCAGTGACAGTACAATAA
- a CDS encoding prepilin-type N-terminal cleavage/methylation domain-containing protein: protein MKKAFTIIELMIVISVIGLLSAIAIPKFTDISRSAKVANVQGNLSNLRTAIGIYYVKTSSYPDIENNEDLESIINSEYKFTEFYNRSTMPETPSSDTTSETNNVVSDRDNTGGWLYYYDEGEIYANLENGTYTGDESTEIWEEEDESATETEELTSLGSTFEEISEAMIILMETEGYGRTWGDYRYTDLGLDPEEWAEAIDHIYYKPSGSTLIIEPEDGYTFIVTDSDGDTRELSSTLNWNLIYNDLDGNWYYHSIDEDNIIDISTLQVVES from the coding sequence GATTACTTTCAGCTATCGCCATTCCAAAATTCACAGATATTAGCCGGAGTGCAAAAGTTGCTAATGTACAAGGAAATTTATCAAATCTAAGGACTGCTATTGGCATCTATTATGTGAAAACTTCAAGTTATCCTGATATTGAAAATAATGAAGATTTGGAATCGATTATAAATTCAGAATATAAGTTTACTGAATTTTATAACAGGTCAACAATGCCAGAAACCCCATCTTCTGATACGACTTCAGAGACCAATAATGTTGTAAGCGACAGAGACAATACAGGTGGATGGCTATATTATTATGATGAAGGAGAAATCTACGCAAACTTAGAAAACGGGACATATACAGGAGATGAGTCTACTGAAATATGGGAAGAAGAGGATGAATCTGCAACAGAAACTGAAGAACTAACTTCTTTAGGCAGCACTTTTGAAGAGATATCTGAAGCAATGATCATTTTAATGGAAACAGAGGGATATGGAAGAACGTGGGGAGATTATAGATATACAGACCTTGGTTTAGACCCAGAAGAATGGGCAGAGGCCATTGATCATATTTATTACAAACCAAGTGGAAGTACACTGATAATTGAACCTGAAGATGGCTATACTTTTATAGTTACAGATTCTGATGGTGATACCAGAGAATTATCGTCTACATTAAACTGGAATCTCATATATAACGATTTAGATGGGAACTGGTATTATCATTCTATAGACGAAGATAATATTATAGATATAAGTACCCTTCAAGTTGTAGAAAGTTAA
- a CDS encoding type I restriction-modification system subunit M, which translates to MSEHKQELEKRLWSIANELRGNMGADEFRDYILGFIFFKFLSEKMEIFALKELEGECDSFAEAAEDPELMEDLKEEAVESLGYFIEPQHLFHNIAARARNKGMIIEDLGRAMKAVEESALGHDSEQDFTGLFEDVDLTSTKLGRTVEQKNRLISEVIKHLDEINFKFEDTELDILGDAYEYLIGEFASGAGKKAGEFYTPQQVSKILAKLVTLGKDKIKTVYDPTCGSGSLLLRVARESKVSFFYGQELNTTTYNLARMNMILHNVRFKDFEIEQGDTLEEPHHLDKRFEAVVANPPFSANWSANQTFLSDERFSAYGKLAPKTKADFAFVQHMIHQLDENGTMATVLPHGVLFRGAAEGVIRQYLIEEKNYLDAVIGLPANIFYGTSIPTCVLVFKKCRQNPDNVMFIDASNYFEKAKNQNYLRDEDVERIIDTYRDRAEVEKFSHVATMDEIRENDYNLNIPRYVDTFEEEEPVDLGEVAKAIKALDKDISAIDEEIKGYCEELGIEAPMV; encoded by the coding sequence ATGTCAGAACATAAACAAGAACTGGAGAAAAGGCTTTGGTCCATAGCTAACGAGCTCAGAGGAAACATGGGAGCAGATGAATTCAGGGATTACATTCTGGGCTTCATATTCTTTAAATTTCTGTCGGAAAAGATGGAGATCTTTGCACTGAAGGAGTTAGAGGGAGAGTGTGACAGCTTCGCAGAGGCTGCTGAAGATCCCGAACTGATGGAAGACCTGAAAGAGGAGGCTGTGGAGTCTCTAGGATATTTCATAGAGCCGCAGCATTTATTCCACAACATAGCAGCAAGGGCAAGAAATAAAGGAATGATTATAGAGGACCTAGGACGTGCAATGAAAGCTGTAGAGGAATCTGCACTGGGTCATGATAGTGAGCAGGATTTTACAGGGTTGTTTGAAGATGTTGATCTAACATCTACCAAACTAGGAAGAACGGTAGAACAGAAAAACAGACTCATATCAGAGGTAATAAAACATTTAGACGAGATAAACTTCAAGTTTGAAGACACAGAGCTAGATATATTAGGAGATGCCTATGAATATCTGATAGGTGAGTTTGCAAGTGGTGCAGGGAAGAAGGCAGGAGAGTTTTATACGCCTCAGCAGGTATCTAAGATACTGGCTAAGCTTGTAACCCTCGGGAAAGACAAGATCAAAACGGTATATGACCCTACGTGCGGATCGGGATCTCTGCTGCTTAGGGTAGCAAGAGAGAGTAAGGTGTCCTTTTTCTACGGGCAGGAGTTAAACACCACCACATACAACCTGGCTCGTATGAACATGATACTGCATAACGTAAGATTCAAGGACTTTGAAATAGAACAGGGAGATACACTGGAAGAACCGCATCATTTAGATAAGAGGTTCGAGGCAGTAGTGGCTAATCCGCCATTTTCAGCCAACTGGTCTGCAAACCAGACTTTTTTATCAGACGAGAGATTCAGTGCCTACGGGAAACTGGCTCCTAAGACCAAGGCCGACTTTGCCTTTGTGCAGCATATGATACACCAGCTGGATGAAAACGGGACTATGGCAACTGTACTTCCTCACGGAGTGTTATTCAGAGGTGCAGCTGAGGGAGTAATCAGACAGTACCTTATAGAGGAGAAGAACTACCTAGATGCAGTGATAGGACTTCCTGCTAATATCTTCTACGGGACGTCTATCCCGACCTGTGTACTGGTGTTTAAAAAATGCAGGCAGAACCCTGACAATGTAATGTTTATAGATGCAAGCAATTACTTTGAAAAGGCAAAGAACCAGAACTACCTAAGAGACGAGGACGTAGAAAGAATCATAGATACTTACAGAGACAGGGCGGAGGTAGAAAAGTTTTCACACGTGGCCACAATGGATGAGATCAGAGAGAACGACTATAACCTAAATATACCTAGATACGTTGACACTTTCGAGGAAGAGGAGCCTGTGGACTTAGGAGAGGTGGCCAAGGCAATCAAGGCCCTGGATAAAGATATATCGGCTATAGATGAAGAGATCAAAGGGTACTGTGAGGAGCTTGGAATAGAAGCTCCGATGGTATAG
- a CDS encoding leucine-rich repeat protein: MKKGFTGIELMIVVAIISLMSAIALPKFADIRSESKIANVSGNLANLNTAISLYKLKNESYPDLVGNEDDLGDFTDVYSKSKMPDTPSYSGGSKSNTVYSSRSNTGGWLYIESDGAIYANLEDGTYSGDADTEIWSGESELIDQEGAVTSEIHFTTDTSKPYKIVSYDGEAGTDLKIPSEINGVTVTEIGHASFDITRNTWDELTSVELPDTLTTIGALAFRGNNLESITIPGGVDKIGILSFDGNNLTDVTINEGVTVIGEWAFSNNDISNITIPNSVTKIDGFAFANNNTTEITIGNDVDINNDSFYGNSSNSFKSFYDDTGKEAGTYIYDDGNWLKQ; the protein is encoded by the coding sequence ATGAAGAAAGGATTTACAGGAATAGAGCTTATGATTGTTGTAGCCATAATTTCTTTGATGTCGGCCATAGCACTTCCAAAATTTGCAGATATAAGATCAGAATCAAAGATAGCTAATGTAAGTGGAAATTTAGCAAATTTAAATACAGCAATATCTCTGTATAAATTAAAAAATGAAAGTTATCCTGATTTGGTCGGAAATGAAGATGACTTGGGTGATTTTACAGATGTATACTCTAAAAGTAAAATGCCAGACACACCTAGCTATTCTGGAGGATCAAAATCTAATACTGTTTACAGCAGTAGGTCTAATACCGGAGGGTGGCTTTATATCGAAAGTGATGGCGCAATATATGCCAACTTGGAAGACGGGACATATAGTGGTGATGCTGACACCGAGATATGGAGTGGAGAAAGTGAATTAATTGACCAAGAAGGAGCGGTTACTTCAGAAATTCATTTTACTACTGATACAAGTAAACCTTATAAAATTGTTAGTTATGATGGTGAGGCAGGAACGGATTTAAAAATACCAAGCGAGATAAACGGAGTTACAGTAACTGAAATAGGCCACGCTTCATTTGACATAACAAGAAATACTTGGGATGAATTAACTAGTGTTGAACTTCCTGATACATTAACAACTATAGGGGCTTTAGCATTTCGTGGCAATAACCTTGAAAGTATAACGATACCAGGTGGAGTGGATAAAATCGGAATATTATCCTTTGATGGAAACAATTTAACAGATGTTACAATAAATGAAGGGGTAACAGTAATTGGAGAATGGGCTTTTTCAAATAATGATATTTCTAATATAACAATTCCAAATAGTGTTACAAAAATTGATGGATTTGCTTTTGCAAACAACAACACAACAGAAATAACTATAGGAAATGATGTAGATATCAATAACGATAGTTTTTATGGAAATAGCTCAAATTCTTTCAAAAGTTTTTATGATGATACAGGTAAAGAGGCTGGTACATATATATATGACGATGGAAATTGGTTAAAACAATAA
- a CDS encoding transposase — protein MNKDYLNIYANFLIASSKYAHSTDLQKITEDRYSKDKIYRFLSSGEFCEKNFWLTIKPILKSIQNNNACISVDDTIIEKPHTKENDVVSYCYDHTKSKCVKGVNLLSVTYKTSEASLPINYRVIRKNKISTDHDTNKTKKKSALTKNQHFRNMLKTIKGNKIKYRYVLADSWFSSNENFKYIHNDLDKCFVFAVRSNRLFKFTGEDDSQYRKLSSFDFLPETAYAIEFKGVSFPLYLSKQVFKNEDGKEAVLHLVTNDEYLSYDNMVKIYQKRWDIEVYHKSLKQNCSLGKSSVRTVKTILGHIFCSIYAYVLLEKLKLKKKQNQFKLSTTYYLMGLEKTFKSLSLDLKSA, from the coding sequence ATGAATAAAGACTACTTAAATATTTATGCTAATTTTTTAATTGCATCTTCAAAATATGCTCATTCTACAGATCTTCAAAAAATAACAGAAGATAGATACTCTAAGGACAAAATATACCGTTTTTTAAGTTCTGGTGAATTTTGTGAAAAAAACTTTTGGTTAACGATTAAACCTATCCTTAAAAGTATCCAGAATAATAACGCCTGTATATCTGTAGATGATACTATTATTGAAAAACCTCACACGAAAGAAAATGATGTTGTTTCCTATTGCTATGACCACACCAAATCTAAATGTGTTAAAGGTGTAAATTTACTTTCTGTTACCTACAAAACAAGCGAGGCTTCTCTACCAATCAATTACAGAGTTATCAGAAAGAATAAAATTTCAACTGACCATGACACCAATAAAACAAAAAAGAAGTCAGCTCTTACAAAAAATCAACATTTTAGAAATATGCTAAAGACTATTAAAGGCAATAAAATTAAGTATAGATACGTCCTAGCAGACTCTTGGTTCTCTTCCAATGAGAATTTTAAGTATATCCACAATGATTTAGATAAATGTTTTGTTTTCGCTGTAAGATCAAATAGACTTTTTAAATTTACAGGAGAAGACGACTCCCAATACAGAAAGTTATCATCTTTTGATTTTCTACCTGAAACAGCTTACGCGATAGAGTTTAAAGGGGTTTCTTTCCCATTATATTTATCGAAGCAGGTCTTCAAAAATGAAGATGGAAAAGAAGCTGTTTTACACCTTGTAACAAATGATGAATACTTAAGTTATGACAATATGGTTAAGATCTACCAAAAAAGGTGGGATATCGAAGTATATCATAAATCATTAAAACAAAACTGTTCCCTAGGAAAATCCTCAGTAAGAACAGTGAAGACAATACTAGGTCATATATTTTGTTCAATCTATGCTTATGTATTGTTAGAAAAACTAAAGTTAAAAAAGAAACAAAATCAATTTAAATTAAGCACTACATACTATTTAATGGGTTTAGAAAAGACATTTAAATCATTATCTCTTGATTTAAAATCCGCTTAA
- a CDS encoding GIY-YIG nuclease family protein has product MKIDLLLTALKDYSNCRIHLAKTAGGSRPLEVLARNDSGWKNWQKYKGGGRERFPEKHIITFAQISGNKFLFGGIFEITDRSGEEYDVELLDVHKDLIGRLVIEYSGDNKRGTAFTYDYIINNSKICELYPTRYRGEVFDSISVINHEYCSLETIVKNELPDWKTALSKVKGVYLLTDQNTGKHYVGSAYGNDGIWGRWSQYIYNYNGGNKELVQLTCEHGEEYFKNNFKFTVLETVGSSATDEEIIQKESLWKEKLMSKSFGYNAN; this is encoded by the coding sequence ATGAAGATTGATTTATTGTTAACAGCGTTAAAAGACTATAGTAATTGCCGTATTCACTTAGCAAAAACTGCTGGTGGTTCAAGACCTCTAGAGGTTTTAGCTAGAAATGATAGTGGATGGAAGAATTGGCAAAAGTATAAAGGTGGCGGCAGAGAACGGTTTCCGGAAAAGCATATAATAACATTTGCTCAAATTTCAGGAAACAAATTTTTATTTGGCGGGATATTTGAAATAACGGACAGAAGTGGCGAAGAATATGATGTTGAGTTGCTAGATGTTCATAAAGACCTTATAGGAAGACTTGTTATCGAATATTCTGGTGATAACAAAAGAGGTACGGCTTTTACGTATGATTATATAATTAACAACTCAAAAATATGTGAACTATATCCTACAAGATACAGAGGAGAAGTCTTTGATTCTATCAGTGTAATAAATCATGAATACTGTTCACTGGAAACTATTGTTAAAAATGAACTGCCTGATTGGAAAACTGCTCTAAGCAAAGTAAAAGGAGTATACCTCCTAACTGACCAAAATACAGGAAAACATTATGTCGGGTCAGCTTATGGAAATGATGGCATATGGGGAAGATGGTCGCAGTATATTTATAATTACAATGGAGGTAATAAAGAACTTGTTCAACTAACATGCGAACATGGCGAAGAATATTTTAAAAATAACTTTAAGTTCACCGTTTTGGAAACAGTAGGGTCCAGTGCCACAGATGAGGAAATTATCCAAAAGGAATCGTTATGGAAAGAAAAGCTTATGAGCAAAAGCTTTGGATATAACGCTAATTAA
- a CDS encoding recombinase family protein, producing MKYGYVRVSTREQNEERQLKALRDSGVSASHIYTDKLSGKSMDRPAWNELLVKVAAGDTIVVKELDRLGRNLKQIKETYELLGKKKVHLQILDNDILSTANKSKVEIELLQPMLLHLLGYIAEKEREKILKRQREGIEAMEINDKGKKVSKRTRRETGRPSKRDALTKDQERHIDAWMSKSIKLADCIKLTELSKATLYRIKSARV from the coding sequence ATGAAATACGGTTATGTGAGAGTATCTACCAGAGAGCAGAACGAAGAGAGACAGCTAAAGGCTCTAAGGGATAGCGGAGTAAGTGCAAGTCATATTTATACAGACAAGCTATCAGGTAAGAGTATGGACAGGCCTGCCTGGAATGAGCTGCTTGTCAAGGTTGCAGCCGGAGACACGATAGTGGTCAAGGAACTAGACAGACTAGGAAGAAACCTAAAGCAGATAAAAGAGACATACGAACTTCTGGGGAAGAAGAAGGTGCATCTACAGATCCTAGACAACGATATATTATCTACGGCCAATAAAAGCAAGGTAGAGATAGAGCTGCTACAACCTATGCTTCTTCATTTGTTAGGATATATAGCAGAGAAGGAAAGAGAGAAGATCCTCAAGCGACAGCGAGAGGGTATAGAGGCTATGGAGATAAATGACAAGGGTAAAAAGGTGTCTAAACGAACTAGGAGAGAGACAGGGCGACCTAGTAAGAGAGATGCCCTTACAAAAGATCAGGAGCGGCATATAGATGCTTGGATGAGTAAGAGCATAAAATTAGCAGATTGTATCAAACTTACAGAGTTGAGCAAGGCGACGCTGTATAGAATAAAGAGTGCAAGAGTATAA
- a CDS encoding type I restriction endonuclease subunit R codes for MCIQSEAALENKLLEQLKSQGYKRIHINDEDELKSNFRKQLEKHNNIEFSDKEFEKVLIHLNGGSVFDKAKKLRDKFELKRDNDEVFYIEFFNTKDWCRNIFQISNQITMTGKYKNRYDVTILINGLPLVQIELKRSGIELKEAFNQINRYHKHSYRGLFNYVQLFVISNGVNTKYYANNKTQSFKQTFFWTDIENKRYSRLNEFAEIFLEKCHLAKMIAKYIVLHESDKILMALRPYQYFAVEKIVNRVENNPTKNGYIWHTTGSGKTLTSFKASQIITQNKNVDKVMFVVDRKDLDYQTIKEFDAFSKGSVNGTDDTGHLVKQLTDDKTKLIITTIQKLNNAISKGHLQKKMEVAKDKRMVFIFDECHRSQFGGTATTKGTHQKIKEFFSNKQFFGFTGTPIFAENSIKNKTTVDLFDECLHKYVIKDAINDDNVLGFSVEYYNTFKSRLTDEEGNDLPVDDIRVEGIDTREVFRAEERLDGVAEFIINNHARKTYGKEFTSIFAVDSVESLLKYYNIFKSKDHNLKIATIFSYQANEEDPEANGYTEEEEEKTGLHTRDKLDMIIKDYNETFGDNHNLNRENGFNAYYVDISKKVKERKIDILLVVNMFLTGFDSKSLNTLYVDKNLKHHGLIQAFSRTNRILNEKKKHGNIVCFRNLKKRTDEAITLFSNKDAIETVLMKPYEHYVEEFNKHILELNDIAPTVDSVDDLQSEDDKAKFVQAYRNLLRLMTRLSSFNEFSFDDLNIGRQTFEDYKSKYLDIYEYRKGDKEKVSILDELDFEVELIRRDDVNVAYIMSLLKDLDTGSASFVKDKEFILKTMEGSEDLRSKRELIEKFIEENLPHIDDGGDVESKFEEFLVAEEEREVDAFVAQESLHRSKVDATMEEYRYSNKMQRDFIKAAFIQKPSLRERKVKIPMIADKIREIIHKYTW; via the coding sequence ATGTGCATACAGAGTGAGGCAGCACTTGAAAATAAGCTACTGGAGCAGCTAAAGTCCCAGGGATATAAACGAATTCACATAAACGATGAAGATGAACTTAAGAGCAACTTTAGGAAACAGCTAGAGAAGCACAATAACATAGAGTTTTCAGACAAAGAGTTTGAAAAGGTACTAATCCACCTAAATGGTGGTAGTGTCTTTGACAAAGCCAAGAAGCTAAGAGATAAGTTTGAACTGAAAAGGGATAATGACGAGGTATTTTATATAGAGTTTTTTAACACTAAAGATTGGTGCAGAAACATTTTTCAGATATCCAACCAGATTACCATGACGGGGAAGTACAAGAACAGGTATGATGTGACCATCCTCATAAATGGTCTTCCTCTCGTTCAGATAGAGCTAAAGAGAAGCGGCATAGAGCTGAAAGAAGCTTTTAATCAGATAAACAGATACCATAAGCACTCTTATAGAGGGCTTTTTAACTACGTCCAGCTATTTGTAATAAGCAACGGTGTAAATACAAAGTACTATGCCAACAATAAGACTCAGTCTTTCAAACAGACATTCTTTTGGACTGACATAGAAAACAAGAGGTACAGCAGACTGAATGAGTTTGCAGAGATTTTCCTGGAAAAGTGTCATCTTGCCAAAATGATAGCAAAGTACATAGTTTTACACGAATCAGACAAGATACTAATGGCACTGAGGCCCTATCAGTATTTTGCAGTTGAGAAGATAGTTAACAGGGTGGAGAATAATCCTACAAAGAACGGCTATATATGGCACACCACAGGTTCAGGTAAGACACTGACATCTTTTAAGGCCAGTCAGATCATCACACAGAATAAGAATGTAGACAAGGTAATGTTTGTAGTAGACAGAAAAGATCTGGACTACCAGACTATAAAAGAGTTTGACGCATTTTCGAAGGGGTCTGTAAATGGCACAGATGACACAGGGCACCTTGTAAAACAGCTGACTGATGATAAGACTAAGCTTATTATTACAACTATTCAGAAGCTAAATAATGCCATAAGCAAAGGGCATCTACAGAAGAAGATGGAGGTTGCCAAAGATAAGAGAATGGTATTTATCTTTGACGAGTGTCACCGTAGTCAGTTTGGAGGAACAGCAACAACTAAAGGAACTCACCAGAAGATAAAAGAGTTCTTTAGCAATAAGCAGTTTTTTGGATTTACAGGAACTCCTATCTTTGCTGAGAATTCAATAAAAAATAAAACTACTGTGGATCTCTTTGACGAGTGCCTACATAAGTATGTAATAAAAGATGCCATCAACGATGACAACGTTTTAGGATTCTCGGTGGAGTATTATAATACTTTCAAGTCTCGCCTCACCGATGAAGAAGGGAATGACCTTCCTGTAGATGATATTAGGGTAGAGGGAATAGACACCAGAGAGGTATTTAGGGCGGAAGAGAGGTTAGATGGAGTTGCGGAGTTTATCATAAATAACCATGCTAGAAAGACCTATGGCAAGGAATTTACCTCAATATTTGCAGTGGACTCAGTTGAATCTCTTTTGAAGTATTACAACATATTTAAAAGCAAGGATCACAACCTGAAGATAGCTACGATATTTAGCTACCAGGCCAATGAAGAAGATCCAGAGGCAAATGGCTACACAGAAGAAGAGGAAGAGAAAACAGGACTTCATACCAGAGACAAACTGGACATGATTATAAAAGATTATAACGAAACCTTCGGAGACAATCACAACCTCAACAGGGAAAACGGATTTAACGCATACTATGTAGATATCTCCAAGAAGGTAAAGGAGAGAAAGATAGACATTCTTCTAGTGGTGAATATGTTCCTCACAGGCTTTGACAGTAAGAGTTTAAATACTCTTTATGTAGACAAGAACCTGAAGCACCACGGCCTCATACAAGCCTTCTCAAGGACCAACAGGATACTAAACGAGAAGAAGAAACACGGGAACATAGTGTGTTTCAGAAATTTAAAAAAGAGGACAGACGAAGCAATTACCTTGTTTTCTAATAAAGATGCCATTGAAACTGTACTGATGAAACCCTACGAACACTATGTGGAGGAATTTAATAAGCATATCCTAGAACTCAATGATATAGCACCAACTGTAGATTCTGTAGATGATCTCCAGAGTGAAGACGACAAGGCAAAATTTGTTCAAGCCTATAGAAACTTATTGCGACTTATGACTAGGCTGAGTTCTTTCAATGAATTCTCCTTTGACGATCTGAACATAGGAAGACAGACCTTTGAAGACTATAAGAGCAAGTATTTAGACATCTACGAATATAGAAAGGGAGATAAGGAAAAAGTCTCTATATTGGATGAATTAGATTTTGAGGTAGAGCTAATAAGGCGTGATGATGTAAACGTGGCATATATCATGTCTCTTCTAAAGGATCTAGATACAGGCAGTGCAAGTTTTGTGAAAGACAAGGAGTTTATCCTGAAAACTATGGAGGGATCTGAGGATCTACGTAGCAAGAGGGAACTCATAGAGAAGTTTATAGAGGAGAATCTTCCGCATATTGATGATGGCGGAGATGTGGAGAGTAAATTTGAAGAGTTCCTTGTTGCAGAAGAGGAACGAGAGGTAGATGCCTTTGTGGCACAGGAGAGTCTTCACAGAAGCAAGGTAGACGCCACTATGGAAGAATACAGGTATTCAAACAAGATGCAGCGTGACTTTATCAAAGCGGCTTTTATACAGAAGCCTAGCTTGAGAGAGAGAAAGGTGAAAATTCCTATGATTGCAGACAAGATAAGAGAAATAATACACAAGTATACCTGGTGA
- a CDS encoding N-acetyltransferase produces MINIKIRQERLEDYKGVYNLIEKTFKEAEHTDGNEQNLVESLRKSDAFVPELSLVAEMGKELVGHILFTEAKIGKNTVLVLAPVSVLPKYQKNGIGGRLIEEGHRIARELGYPGVVLLGHPTYYPKFGYKSSINYRIKAPFEVPEEYFMAIELKDGSLKGIEGTLEFPKEFGI; encoded by the coding sequence ATGATAAATATAAAAATTAGACAAGAAAGGCTAGAAGATTATAAAGGTGTTTATAATCTTATTGAAAAAACATTTAAAGAAGCTGAACATACAGACGGAAATGAGCAAAATCTAGTGGAGTCTCTTAGAAAAAGTGATGCCTTTGTACCTGAACTTTCCCTTGTGGCAGAGATGGGAAAGGAACTTGTTGGACACATACTATTTACAGAAGCAAAGATAGGGAAGAACACCGTCTTGGTCCTAGCTCCCGTATCGGTACTTCCTAAGTATCAAAAAAATGGAATAGGTGGAAGACTTATAGAGGAAGGACATAGAATAGCTAGAGAGCTTGGTTATCCAGGTGTAGTACTATTAGGGCACCCAACATATTATCCAAAATTTGGGTATAAATCATCTATAAACTATCGTATAAAGGCTCCATTTGAAGTACCAGAGGAATATTTTATGGCTATAGAGTTGAAAGATGGTTCATTAAAAGGGATAGAAGGGACATTAGAGTTTCCAAAGGAATTTGGAATTTAA